The Nocardia sp. BMG51109 nucleotide sequence GCTGCCGTCGAAGGCGTCGAAGCGGGTCAGCTTCGTCACCACCTCGGCCCCGGTAGCGCAGGTGAGCGGGATGGCGTTCTTCAGGCCCTTGTGGAACGGTCCGTCGTCGGGTTCATCGTCGGGCCTGGTGTCGATATGGTCCTCGCACCAGGGGCGGGCATTCCGATGGGGTGCTGCTGGTCTCCGAGATGCCGCGCAGCGCCGTGGTGTAGTTGGCCCCCGGCGGTCGCGGCCTGCTCGCGTGCGGCCTTCTTGTGTGCCTTGTTCGCCGTCATGACCATCCTCGTCCCGGCCGTTCCCACCCACGACCGTTATGGATACGTTGGCGACCGCGGCTAGCGCACGAGTCGGTGACCCTTGTCCTCGCTGCCGCGTCCGGCGTGGGCGGATGCGGCTCGGAGAGCGGCTGGTGCACACACGGCCAAGCCCGCAATAGCTACGCTGTTCGGGTCTCGCACCCCCGTGGGACTACGGAGGCCGGGCCGCGGGAAGCACGACCGCGGCCCGCCTTTCACTGCTGTCAGGCGACGGCGGTCAGTTCCCGTTCGATGGAAACGGTGGACAACTTGGTTGGCCGCGGAAGCCGAGTGCGGCCCAGAGGTTGCCGGCCAGTGCAGGGGTAATCGGGCTGGTGAGCAGTGCTGTGCCGGTGAGCCAGGTCGCAACAGTGTCGGGGGCGTAGAGGCCGCCGGGGGTGGGCATCATCCAGGTGTTTGCGATGTGGGTAGCGGCGGCCAGGTCGACATGCGGTGGTGTCAGGTGGTGGTGTTGCTCGTCGAGCAGCGGTGCGATCCGCGCGAAATCGACGGCGGGAGTATGGGATTGGCGCAGCGTCTGGAGGGCGGTGGCAAGTGGGCCATGCCGCCAGGCGCGGAGTTGGTTGATGCGGGTGACGAGTGTGGTGGGGGTGATGTCGCCGATGTGGTGGTCGAGGGGTTCGTGGGCGAGGGCGTAGCGCAGTTCGTCGGGGGTGATGGTGGTGTTGTCGGTCAGGTCGCTGATCCAGATGCCGTGTTGTTTGCTGGTGGACAGTTTGCGGCCGTCGAGGTGGAGCATGTGGTTGACCACGGTGTGGTCGAAGGGTTTGTATCCGGTTGTGGCGGAGAGGATGTGGGGTGCGACGAGTCCGGCGATGGAGTTGTCGCTGCCGAAGAGCCCGACGACGGTCACCGGTGAGTCGGTGCTCAGCGAGTTGCCGTTGCCGTTGGCGTGGAGCAGGCCGGTGTAGAGGGCGTAGCCGTAGTAGGTGTTGGCCAACACGTGCCCGTCCGGGAGGTTGCTGCTGGTGATGCCCCAGTCGCCGGGCTGGGACAGTCGGATGCGGGCGTCGGCGCGCTGGAGGTAGGTGCGCGGAGCGGTGAGGAACTGGTCGGCGAGCCCGGTCGCCCGCAGGTTGTCGAGTATCCGGGTGGGGTCGGTGGGGCGGGCGAGCCAGCTGTCGGTCTCGCTCCAGCGGATGGCCTCGTCGGTGAGGCGGCTGTGCGGATCGCGGAGTTGGTCGGGGTGGAAGTGGTCGCCGCAGGCGGTGCAGGTGTTCCCGCCGGCCGGGGCACCGCAGGTGGGGCAGGTTCCGGCGATCCAGACGCCGAGCAGGGGGCGTCCGGTGTCGGCGCCGATCGGTATCGCTTCGGTTTCCTGTCGTGCGATGCCGTGTTCGCGGAGGGTGTCGAGGAGTTGTTCGTGTAGGTGGCGGTAGTGGTGCCGGTGTTCGTCTGCGAGGGGGTCGATCCAGTCGTCGAGGTCGACGCCGAGGTTGTCGAGGTCGTGTTTGATTCCTGCGTGGTAGTGGCGGCAGGTTTGTTCGGGGGTGGTGTCGTCGGTGGTGGCGGCGAGGACCCAGTTTTCGTAGGCGTCGGTGCCGGTGATGACGGTGGCTGTGTCGCCGTTGCGGCGTTGGGCGCGGGCGATGGCATCGGCGCGGAGGTAAGGGCCGGCGCCGTGGCCGATGTGCAGGCGGCCGTTGGGTGTCGGGCACATCGGGATCAGCAGCCAGTCGGCCACGACGACAATCCCCCTTTTGTCTCTATGTTGTTGTCAGCGCACGGTGACGGATTTCGCCAGTGAGCGGGGTTGGTCGATTTCGCGGCCGAGGTCCAGGGCGCAGTAGTACGCGAGGAGTTGGCCGGCGACGAGGTTGACGATGAGGTCGGCGATGTCGTCGCCGTGGTAGGGCAGTAGCAGGTATTCGGCGAAGACGCCGAGGTCGTCGGCAGGGATGTCGGCGGGGCCGATGCCGATGACGGGGCCCTTGCGGGCGGCGATCTCGCTAACCGCGGCCAGGGTGGCGGCGTAGCGGTCGGGGGCGGCGGTGTGGGAGGGCAGCAGGGCGACGGTGTAGAAGTGCTCGTCGATCAGGGAGATGGTGCCGTGTTTGAAGAATCCGGCGGCGGCGCCTTCGGCGTGGTGGTAGTTGACTTCCTTGAATTTCAAGGCACTTTCACAGGCTGCCGGATACAGGATGCCGCGGCCGAGGAAGAACCAGTCGGCGACGTGACTGTATTTGACGGCGAGGGCTTGCACGCTGGTGGCCGTGGTGGCGATGAACTCGGTCAGAGTGTCGGCCAGACGTTCCAGGGACTGCTGGTGGGCGTGGTGCTGCTCGCCGGTCAGCGTGCCGTTGGTGTGTCCGGTTTCCAGGGCGAGGCGGGCCAGGAGGACGACCTGGCTGACGATGCTCTTGGTGGACAGGACGCAGATCTCGGGTCCGGAGCCTTGCGGGAGCCGGTGGGTGGCGAGGCGTTCCTGGGTGGAGCTGGGCACATTGCAGATGCTGGTGAGGACCGCGCCCGCGGCGATGGCGTCGCGGCACACTTCGAGGGTGTCGAAGGTCTCCCCGGACTGCGAGATCGCGATCAGCGGGTCACCGGCGCCGAGCACGGCCAGATATTCGGCCTCGTCGGACGGCAGCGCGGTGGCGCGCACTCCGGCAAGGCTTTTGAGCAGGTACTGGCCCATGGAGGCGACGTAGAAGGCGCTGCCGGCGCCGACGAGGGTCACCAGCCGGTCCGGCGGCAGGATCCCGGCGAAGTGCTCAGCTGGCAATGCGAGCGCGGCCTGCACCGCGGCGGGGGTTTCGTGGATTTCCTTGATCATCCAGTGCGGGTATTCGCCTTTGTCGGCGCGTTCCTGCCGGGCTGCGAGCCGGGTGAACTCCCGTTCGACCGGGTGGGCGGTGTGGTCGACGGTGGTGTAGGTGTCGGCGGAGTCGGCGCGCACCGCGACGATGTCGCCGTCGTAGAGGAACAGCACCTGGTCGCTGATGCCGTCGAGGGCCATCTGGTCGGAGGCGAGGATGCCGCGGTTCCCGTCGTAGGCGACGACCAGGGGGCTTTTGTGTTTGGCCCCCCACACGGTGGCGGGGTCGCTGGTGGCGATGACCGCGAGCGCGTATTCCCCGGCGAGCGCGCTGGTGGTGGCGGCGATGGCGTCGCGCATCGACGCGCCGCGCTCGAGGTGGCGGGCGAGGAGGTGCGCGGCGACCTCGGAGTCGGTGTCGCTGGCGAAGGTGATCCCGTCGGCTTCCAGCTCGCGGCGCAGCGCGAGGTGGTTTTCGATCACGCCGTTGTGCACCACGGCCACGGCCCGGTTGTAGGACAGGTGGGGATGGGCGTTGGCGGCGGTGACCCCGCCGTGGGTGGCCCACCGGGTGTGGCCCAGCGCCAGGCGCGACTCCGGCAAGGCATCGAGGCGCCCCTCGGCCAGCGCCTTGCCGACCGATCCGGTGTCTTTGACCACCGACAGCGCGGTGTCGGTCAGGCAGGCCAGCCCCCACGAGTCGTAGCCGCGGTACTCCAGGACGGCTAGCTGTTCGGCGGTCAGCCCGGTCACGGTGATCTCGGGCGAGGTCATCCCCACGATGCCGCACATGGTTGGTCGGTTCCTCCGTCGGTGTCCGGGCAGATACGCGTCGGCGGCGACAGCCGCGACGATGCGGCCCACAGTATCCCCGCGTACGCCGAAGCGGTATCCGAGTCCGCGTGCACCGGGCGTGCCGGATCACCGTAGAACTCGGCCAGCCACCGCCACACCGCGCCGGCCCGGCTGATCCCGTGGCGATCGACCAGGGCATCGGTCAGACGCTGCAGCAGATCCTCCCGGACCGGATTCCCGGCCGGGATCGCGACCAGGGTGTGCAGGATCGTGAACGCCTCCTCGAACAAGGCGGTGTCGTGGTGCGGTCCGTCGTAACCGATCTCGAAGTCGATCAACACCACCTCCGCCCGCGGGGTGACGATCGCGTTGCCCGGCCACCGGTCCCCGATCACGATCCCGTGATCATGCGCACGGACCACCAGCTCGTAATGCCGCAACACCAGCCCGTTGACCGTCGCAGGGTCGGTGTCGGGGTCGGCCAGCACCCGATGCAGTGCCCGGCCCGGGATCCACCCGTAATCCACCGCGTCCATGCCGTCGACGGCGTAGGTGGCCGTCACGGGAATCCCGATGCGCGCCAGCGCGGCGGTGAGGTCCTGCTGGGCGTGCGGGCTGCGGGTGAGCATGCCCAGCCCGGCGCCCCGCAGCAACGCCGACACGTACCCCTCGTGCGGATTCGCCCGGACCGGGCGGCGCACCACCTGCCTGTCCTGCGGGCTCGCGCGCGCCTGCTCGAGGGAAACCACGGTGTTGACCGCGGTGGCGGTAGCCGCGCCGAGGCGGGCCACGGTCTCGATCCCCGCCCGTAGGTCGCCGAGCGACAGGACATGCGGCGGCTTGATCAGCAGCCGGCGGCCCGCGTCGGTGGTGCGCACGAAATACCCGGCCTCCGCGCACGCGGCGGTGGTCTGCGCCGCCCAGGCTTCCCGCAGCCGTGGCGACCGGGTGGTGAGGGTGGCGATCAATCCGGTCTGCCGCACCTCGAACCGGTCACTATCCACCAGCTCCCGCAGCAGGGTCGCGAACCCGGTCACCCGGTCGGCCAGGACCCCGCGCTGCGCCGACAGCTGGTCGAGGCCGGCCAGCGCCGCGGCACACGACACCGGGTGGCCACCGGCGGTGAACTCGGCGTCGTTGTACTGCAACACCGCCATCAGGTCTCGCCGGGCCAGCACCGCCGCGAGCGGATATCCGGCCCCCAGCGCCTTGCCCAGGCACACGATGTCCGGGCGCACCCCGGTCTGCTCGCTGCTGAACAGGTGCCCGCCGAGCCACCCGAACGACTGCACCTCGTCGGTCACCAACAGAGTCCCGGCCGCATCACACGCCGCGCGCAGCGCTCGCAGCCCGTCGCGGACGTCACGGGCGGGCAGGCCGTGGGCCACCATCACCGGGTCGACGACCACCGCGGCCAGGTCCCGTCGCGACCGGACCAGTTGCGCCAGCACCGCGATGTCGGGTTCCTCGGCCGCGACCGCCACCGTGGAATCGGCCAGGAGCCGGCCCCGGTGCGTCGTCGCCAGCCCCAACGTCAGAAACGATTCCCCGTGCCAGGCTCCCGGCAGCACAGCCGCCATGCGGCGCCGCGTATGCAACCGGGCCAGCTTCACCGCCGTCTCCACGGCATCACTGCCGTTGGTCAGCTTCGCGGCCACCGCGTCCACACCGTCGGGCGCCAACTCCGCAAGCCGCTCGCACAATGCCAGGAACGGTTCGCTGGCAAACCGCGACGACGCGAACTCCACCCGCCGCACCTGCTCGGTCACGGCCGCGCCGACAGGCGAAAACCGTTGCCCCCATGCGAGATTCAGTGTCTGCGCCGCCAGATCCACGAACCGGCGTCCGTCGGCGAGCGTGAAGTGGCCGCCCTCGGCCGCCACGATCGGCGGGAAACTCGCCCGCACCGCCGTCACAATCCCACCGTTCACTCGGTAGCCCCCTTGCCCGACAACAGATCCCGGCCGTACTCGTCGAGTGCGATCGAACTCATCTCCGCGTGCGCGGATCCGGCGACGATGTCGCGCAACGCCCGCTGCGAGCGATGCTGCCGCGCCACCATGGACGCGTCGCCGAACCGGGCCACGAGCGCGCACGCCTCGAACGCCACCTCGGTCGCATACCGTGCCACCGCCCGCAGCCGCCGATACGAATCCTCGCCTACCGCGCCGGATTCCCGTGCCTCCCGCCACACCAGCGCCACGGCCTCGTGCCCGAGCGCGCGCACCGCGTCCACCGACAGCCGGGCCCGCGCCACCCCGGCCACCAGCCCGTCCGGCACCGGACGGTCATCACCGGCGTATCGGTGACCGGCGTGCGCGGTGAACTCGTCGAGAGCCCCGCGAGCCACGCCGAGCGCGAAACCGAGATGCTTGATCGCCGCGCGCCGGAAACAGAAATACACACCCCCGCGCACCGGCGCCCCGGCCGGGTACGGCCACACCCGCGACCACGGCACCACCACATCGGTGATCCGGTAGTCTACGGTCCCCGTCGCGGCCAGGCCGGCACCGTCCCAGCAGTCGAGGACCTCGACCTGCGCCGTCGGCACCACCGCGGCCAACTGACGCGCTCCTGGCCACGGGCAGTGCTGCGAACTCTCGCGGTGCCCGATCGCCAGTACCCAATCGGCATACTCGGCGCCGGTTCCGAACGGCCACCGCCCATCGACCCGCAACCCGGCCTGGGTCGGCACCACCGTGTTCCCGAACGCGTTCTCCTGGAACGCGATCAACGGAAACCGGCCACCCGGCGGGAACACCGCCTCCACCGCCTCCGGCGGCAGCATCGACGCCGCCCGCGCGGTACTACCCGCCAGCGCCCAATACAACCAGCCCGTCGACCCGTCGATCGCGGACACCGCCTCGATCAACTCCATCTCCGTCACCGGATCGGCCTGCCACCCACCCACTTCGACAGGCGCCAACGCCGCCAGCAGGCCCGACTCCCGCAGCACCCGCATCGGCTCCGCGGCCACCAGCCGCGCCTCCTCCCCGGTATCGGCACCGGCACGCAGTACCCCGGCGATCTTCGACACCATCCCCAGTAACTCGTCCCGATCCGCGCTGCGCTCCACCGCTATCCGTGTCTGCTCAGGCACGATCCGCCTCCCTCCGCACCGCATCGAGGCTGTCATCATGCACCCGAAAACGTTGACCACCAACCGAAATAACGAACCCTCTCACGACTCCACGACACCATTCCCACCGACGGGCGGCAGCCTCGGCATATTCGATTAACCGGTCACCCGCAGCGGACAGTGCCGTCACCGGTCGTCGGCGGCTGCTAGAACCC carries:
- the glmS gene encoding glutamine--fructose-6-phosphate transaminase (isomerizing) is translated as MCGIVGMTSPEITVTGLTAEQLAVLEYRGYDSWGLACLTDTALSVVKDTGSVGKALAEGRLDALPESRLALGHTRWATHGGVTAANAHPHLSYNRAVAVVHNGVIENHLALRRELEADGITFASDTDSEVAAHLLARHLERGASMRDAIAATTSALAGEYALAVIATSDPATVWGAKHKSPLVVAYDGNRGILASDQMALDGISDQVLFLYDGDIVAVRADSADTYTTVDHTAHPVEREFTRLAARQERADKGEYPHWMIKEIHETPAAVQAALALPAEHFAGILPPDRLVTLVGAGSAFYVASMGQYLLKSLAGVRATALPSDEAEYLAVLGAGDPLIAISQSGETFDTLEVCRDAIAAGAVLTSICNVPSSTQERLATHRLPQGSGPEICVLSTKSIVSQVVLLARLALETGHTNGTLTGEQHHAHQQSLERLADTLTEFIATTATSVQALAVKYSHVADWFFLGRGILYPAACESALKFKEVNYHHAEGAAAGFFKHGTISLIDEHFYTVALLPSHTAAPDRYAATLAAVSEIAARKGPVIGIGPADIPADDLGVFAEYLLLPYHGDDIADLIVNLVAGQLLAYYCALDLGREIDQPRSLAKSVTVR
- a CDS encoding aminotransferase class III-fold pyridoxal phosphate-dependent enzyme, which translates into the protein MNGGIVTAVRASFPPIVAAEGGHFTLADGRRFVDLAAQTLNLAWGQRFSPVGAAVTEQVRRVEFASSRFASEPFLALCERLAELAPDGVDAVAAKLTNGSDAVETAVKLARLHTRRRMAAVLPGAWHGESFLTLGLATTHRGRLLADSTVAVAAEEPDIAVLAQLVRSRRDLAAVVVDPVMVAHGLPARDVRDGLRALRAACDAAGTLLVTDEVQSFGWLGGHLFSSEQTGVRPDIVCLGKALGAGYPLAAVLARRDLMAVLQYNDAEFTAGGHPVSCAAALAGLDQLSAQRGVLADRVTGFATLLRELVDSDRFEVRQTGLIATLTTRSPRLREAWAAQTTAACAEAGYFVRTTDAGRRLLIKPPHVLSLGDLRAGIETVARLGAATATAVNTVVSLEQARASPQDRQVVRRPVRANPHEGYVSALLRGAGLGMLTRSPHAQQDLTAALARIGIPVTATYAVDGMDAVDYGWIPGRALHRVLADPDTDPATVNGLVLRHYELVVRAHDHGIVIGDRWPGNAIVTPRAEVVLIDFEIGYDGPHHDTALFEEAFTILHTLVAIPAGNPVREDLLQRLTDALVDRHGISRAGAVWRWLAEFYGDPARPVHADSDTASAYAGILWAASSRLSPPTRICPDTDGGTDQPCAASWG
- a CDS encoding class I tRNA ligase family protein, producing the protein MADWLLIPMCPTPNGRLHIGHGAGPYLRADAIARAQRRNGDTATVITGTDAYENWVLAATTDDTTPEQTCRHYHAGIKHDLDNLGVDLDDWIDPLADEHRHHYRHLHEQLLDTLREHGIARQETEAIPIGADTGRPLLGVWIAGTCPTCGAPAGGNTCTACGDHFHPDQLRDPHSRLTDEAIRWSETDSWLARPTDPTRILDNLRATGLADQFLTAPRTYLQRADARIRLSQPGDWGITSSNLPDGHVLANTYYGYALYTGLLHANGNGNSLSTDSPVTVVGLFGSDNSIAGLVAPHILSATTGYKPFDHTVVNHMLHLDGRKLSTSKQHGIWISDLTDNTTITPDELRYALAHEPLDHHIGDITPTTLVTRINQLRAWRHGPLATALQTLRQSHTPAVDFARIAPLLDEQHHHLTPPHVDLAAATHIANTWMMPTPGGLYAPDTVATWLTGTALLTSPITPALAGNLWAALGFRGQPSCPPFPSNGN